In the Enterococcus saigonensis genome, one interval contains:
- a CDS encoding Fur family transcriptional regulator — MEERLTVTEAIEKLKKDNIRVTPQRQAVLEYLIGHRSHPTADEIYHALSPSFPSMSVATVYNNLRLFTEIGFVQEMKYGDASSRFDFAAKPHYHAICTDCGKVVDFFYPSLEDVEIAASQLTGFKINDHRLEVYGLCPDCQEKENTK, encoded by the coding sequence ATGGAGGAACGTCTGACTGTTACAGAAGCAATTGAAAAATTAAAAAAAGATAATATTCGAGTGACTCCACAGCGACAAGCCGTTTTAGAATATTTAATTGGCCATAGATCCCATCCAACTGCTGATGAAATTTATCACGCTTTATCACCTTCGTTTCCTAGTATGAGCGTTGCTACTGTATATAATAATTTACGCTTATTTACTGAAATTGGATTTGTTCAAGAAATGAAATATGGTGATGCTTCTAGTCGCTTTGATTTTGCCGCTAAACCACATTACCATGCAATTTGTACAGACTGTGGTAAAGTAGTTGATTTCTTTTACCCATCATTAGAAGATGTTGAGATTGCTGCGAGTCAATTGACCGGTTTTAAAATTAATGATCATCGTTTGGAAGTATATGGATTATGTCCAGACTGTCAAGAAAAGGAGAACACAAAATGA
- the cysK gene encoding cysteine synthase A, with protein sequence MSEIYQSVLDLIGQTPIVKLNHLVSSDDAELYVKLEFFNPGSSVKDRIAQSMIEKAEAQGNLKPGGTIIEPTSGNTGIGLAMVGAAKGYNVILVMPDTMSIERRKLMQAYGAKLILTPGSEGITGSIKRAEKEAKENGYFLPLQFENPANPEVHEKTTGKEIVDAFGVGGLDAFVAGIGTGGTITGAGHELRRIYPEIKIYGVEPAESAVLEGGKPGPHKIQGIGTGFVPDTLDTKVYDEAVAVSSDDAIATARKMGTKEGILVGISSGAAIKAAVDVAKKLGKGKKVLAIVPDNGERYLSTVLYQFDEE encoded by the coding sequence ATGAGTGAAATTTATCAATCTGTTTTGGATTTAATTGGTCAAACTCCCATTGTAAAACTTAATCATTTAGTTTCAAGTGATGATGCTGAATTGTATGTAAAATTAGAATTTTTCAATCCTGGTAGCAGCGTAAAAGACCGCATTGCCCAAAGTATGATTGAAAAAGCCGAAGCACAAGGAAATTTAAAACCTGGTGGAACAATTATTGAACCCACTTCTGGAAATACCGGTATTGGCTTAGCGATGGTTGGCGCTGCAAAAGGCTATAATGTCATTTTAGTTATGCCAGACACCATGAGCATTGAACGTCGCAAATTAATGCAAGCGTATGGCGCAAAATTAATTTTGACTCCTGGGTCAGAAGGGATCACAGGCTCCATTAAGCGTGCAGAAAAAGAAGCAAAAGAAAATGGCTACTTTTTACCTTTGCAATTTGAAAATCCAGCTAATCCAGAAGTTCATGAAAAAACAACAGGGAAAGAAATTGTTGATGCGTTTGGTGTCGGTGGATTAGATGCTTTTGTAGCAGGTATAGGTACAGGTGGAACGATTACTGGAGCGGGACATGAATTGCGCCGTATCTATCCAGAAATTAAAATTTATGGGGTAGAACCAGCCGAATCAGCGGTTCTAGAAGGCGGAAAACCAGGTCCTCATAAAATTCAAGGAATTGGTACTGGATTTGTTCCAGATACGTTAGATACAAAGGTATATGATGAAGCAGTAGCAGTATCAAGTGATGATGCGATTGCCACAGCTCGTAAAATGGGAACAAAAGAAGGTATTCTGGTAGGGATTTCCTCCGGAGCTGCCATTAAGGCTGCTGTTGATGTTGCAAAAAAACTTGGTAAAGGTAAAAAAGTTCTAGCAATTGTACCAGATAATGGCGAACGCTATTTATCAACTGTTCTTTATCAGTTTGATGAGGAATGA
- a CDS encoding RidA family protein: MKDVVTNLAPQAIGPYVQGKIVNGFLFASGQIPLDPSTGEIVGTTISEQTTQVFKNIQGLLKSCDLTLENVIKTTCFLKDMNDFSAFNEVYASYFNGSFPARSAVQVAALPKDAMVEIEIVAVVK, from the coding sequence ATGAAAGATGTCGTGACAAATTTAGCGCCCCAAGCCATTGGACCATATGTACAAGGAAAGATTGTAAATGGATTTTTATTTGCTTCAGGTCAGATTCCGCTGGATCCAAGTACTGGAGAAATAGTAGGGACAACAATTTCAGAGCAGACAACCCAAGTATTCAAAAATATCCAAGGCTTATTGAAAAGTTGCGATTTGACACTGGAGAATGTCATTAAAACAACGTGTTTTTTAAAAGATATGAATGATTTTTCGGCTTTTAATGAGGTCTATGCTTCATATTTTAATGGTTCTTTCCCTGCCCGTTCAGCAGTACAAGTGGCAGCTTTACCAAAAGATGCCATGGTCGAAATTGAAATTGTGGCAGTTGTGAAGTAG
- a CDS encoding THUMP domain-containing class I SAM-dependent RNA methyltransferase → MKEQTFNLVATCASGLEALVGKELRDLGIECQVENGRARFKGDLTTIATANLWLRTADRIKIVVGEFDAYTFDELFEKVKALPWEDLLPLDAEFPVSGKSIKSKLYSVPDCQAITKKAIVDRLRLYYHRPAHVPLAETGALFPVEVALLKDHVMVTLDTTGPSLFKRGYRLEKGGAPLKENLAAALVMLTNWRKDRPFVDPVCGSGTICIEAALIGHNIAPGFNREFLCETWDWVDATIFEKVRTDADNAADYDIKLDISGYDINGKMIEIAKANAEEIGLGDSITFKQQAVKDFTTDKEYGVIVANPPYGERLGETETVQRLYKEMGTVLRPLKTWSKYILTSDLQFESFYGAKATKKRKLYNGALRTDLFQYWGTRPPRVKEEVE, encoded by the coding sequence ATGAAAGAACAAACATTTAATTTAGTAGCGACCTGTGCCAGTGGTTTAGAAGCGTTAGTAGGAAAAGAATTACGAGATTTAGGAATTGAATGTCAAGTCGAAAATGGCCGTGCGCGTTTTAAAGGTGATTTAACAACGATTGCAACTGCAAATTTGTGGCTGAGAACGGCAGACCGAATTAAAATCGTCGTAGGTGAATTTGATGCTTATACTTTTGATGAGTTATTTGAAAAAGTTAAAGCCCTGCCTTGGGAAGATTTATTACCACTGGATGCGGAATTTCCCGTTAGTGGAAAGTCGATTAAATCAAAACTTTACAGCGTGCCTGATTGTCAAGCAATTACAAAAAAAGCAATTGTTGATCGCTTGCGTTTATATTATCATCGGCCTGCACACGTACCGTTAGCTGAAACAGGTGCGCTTTTTCCTGTAGAAGTCGCACTTTTAAAAGACCATGTGATGGTGACCTTGGATACAACAGGACCAAGTTTATTTAAGCGGGGCTATCGTTTGGAAAAAGGTGGTGCACCGTTAAAAGAAAATTTGGCAGCAGCGTTGGTAATGCTAACCAATTGGCGCAAAGATCGTCCTTTTGTTGATCCTGTTTGTGGCTCTGGTACAATTTGTATTGAAGCGGCATTGATTGGTCACAATATTGCTCCTGGCTTTAATCGTGAATTCTTGTGTGAAACATGGGATTGGGTAGATGCAACTATTTTTGAAAAAGTTCGTACGGATGCTGATAATGCAGCGGATTATGATATAAAATTAGATATTAGCGGCTATGATATTAACGGCAAGATGATTGAAATAGCTAAAGCAAATGCTGAAGAAATCGGTTTGGGAGATTCAATTACGTTCAAACAACAAGCCGTAAAAGATTTTACCACGGATAAAGAATATGGGGTTATTGTAGCGAACCCACCTTATGGCGAACGACTAGGTGAGACAGAAACAGTACAAAGACTATACAAAGAAATGGGGACGGTATTACGTCCATTAAAAACTTGGAGTAAATATATTTTGACGAGTGATTTACAATTTGAATCATTTTATGGTGCTAAAGCAACAAAAAAACGCAAATTATATAACGGTGCTCTGCGCACAGACTTATTCCAATACTGGGGGACGCGACCACCAAGAGTCAAGGAGGAAGTAGAATGA
- a CDS encoding PBP1A family penicillin-binding protein: MGNDTPSRASRHSGNNAPQKKPKKVKKKTKNSIGSVILKCLIGFFIIGCIGLLSGMGLFWFYAKDAPKIEDNKLDASVSSVIYASNNDIIADLGSENRKKISAQDVPQLLEDAVVSVEDRRFYKHIGVDPIRIVGSALSNVTKGGLQGGSTLTQQLIKLSYFSTKKSDQTLKRKAQEAWLALQLEQEKSKQEILTYYINKVYMANGLYGMETAADTYYGKDLKDLDLAQTALLAGMPQAPNAYDPYQHPEAAKERRDTVLYTMKENNKITDNEYQAAIKKPIKDGLKDLEKSSENLQLVDNYVKEVIEEVKNTTGKDVYTDGLEIHTNLDLNAQKRLYEIVNTDKYVNYPDEKLQVATTMVDVNTGKVLAQIGARNVPDNVVFGNNQAVSTARDFGSTVKPITDYGPAFENLNLSTAKRIDDAPYKYDGTNISVNNWDKQYMGNISLRTALYESRNVPAVKLFNDVGKENVTKFLNGLGIQYKDLVQSNAISSNTAQDGTKYGVSSLKMAAAYAAFANGGTYYKPQYVNKIVYQDGSSDEFKPEGKKAMAVGTAYMITDILKDVITQGTGTNAMIDGLIQAGKTGTSNYSDEDLEKIGMTDGISPDVTFVGYNRQYAISVWTGYEKHLTPITSESNMIASDVYRELMQYVAQNGENNDWKIPDDLIRVGNELYWRDKYEQSLETQPSYSQSQTIPSSKATSETQSESSSSTEESTAATEPEQSSSVAPTPDPSTPPESSTTPPESSSTPDSSTTPPSTSSAGGGN, from the coding sequence ATGGGAAATGACACACCATCACGGGCGTCTCGCCACAGTGGCAATAACGCGCCACAAAAGAAACCAAAAAAGGTGAAAAAGAAGACAAAGAATTCTATTGGATCAGTTATTTTAAAATGTCTAATTGGCTTTTTCATCATTGGGTGTATCGGCCTACTTTCAGGAATGGGTCTTTTTTGGTTTTACGCTAAAGATGCTCCTAAAATTGAAGACAACAAGTTAGACGCTTCTGTTTCTTCAGTTATATACGCAAGTAATAACGATATTATTGCTGACTTAGGTTCAGAAAATCGCAAAAAAATTTCCGCTCAAGACGTTCCACAACTATTAGAAGATGCTGTAGTTTCTGTTGAAGACCGTCGTTTTTACAAACATATTGGCGTTGACCCGATTCGTATTGTCGGCTCTGCTTTGTCTAACGTAACAAAAGGTGGTCTACAAGGTGGGAGTACACTTACACAACAGTTAATTAAACTTTCTTACTTTTCAACGAAAAAATCCGATCAGACCTTAAAGCGAAAAGCACAAGAAGCTTGGTTAGCTTTGCAATTAGAGCAAGAAAAATCCAAACAAGAAATTTTGACCTACTATATCAATAAAGTCTATATGGCCAATGGTTTGTATGGTATGGAAACCGCTGCAGATACTTATTATGGCAAAGACTTAAAAGATCTTGATTTAGCTCAAACAGCACTTCTAGCTGGCATGCCGCAAGCGCCAAACGCATATGATCCTTATCAGCATCCTGAAGCAGCAAAAGAACGTCGGGACACCGTTCTTTACACGATGAAGGAAAATAATAAAATCACTGATAATGAGTATCAAGCAGCTATAAAAAAACCTATTAAAGATGGACTGAAGGATCTGGAAAAATCAAGTGAAAATTTACAGTTAGTAGATAATTATGTCAAAGAAGTTATTGAAGAAGTTAAGAACACGACGGGCAAGGATGTTTATACAGATGGCCTTGAAATTCATACTAATTTAGATTTAAATGCTCAAAAACGATTATATGAAATCGTGAATACAGACAAATACGTCAATTATCCAGATGAGAAATTGCAAGTTGCTACCACAATGGTCGACGTTAATACAGGCAAAGTTTTAGCTCAAATTGGTGCCCGCAATGTTCCGGATAATGTTGTTTTTGGGAATAATCAAGCTGTCAGCACGGCTCGAGATTTTGGTTCTACGGTCAAACCAATCACCGATTATGGTCCTGCTTTTGAGAATTTGAATTTATCAACAGCTAAACGCATTGATGATGCACCGTACAAGTATGACGGTACAAATATTAGTGTTAACAATTGGGACAAACAATATATGGGGAATATTTCACTACGAACAGCACTTTACGAATCACGGAACGTTCCAGCTGTCAAATTATTCAACGATGTCGGCAAAGAGAATGTTACGAAGTTTTTAAATGGTTTAGGTATACAATATAAAGACTTGGTGCAATCGAACGCTATTTCAAGTAATACTGCTCAAGATGGAACAAAATACGGTGTTTCCTCTCTTAAAATGGCAGCTGCATATGCAGCTTTTGCTAATGGCGGCACATATTATAAACCACAATATGTGAATAAAATTGTTTACCAAGATGGCTCCTCTGATGAATTTAAGCCGGAAGGAAAAAAAGCGATGGCTGTTGGTACAGCGTATATGATTACAGACATTTTGAAAGATGTGATTACACAAGGTACCGGTACGAACGCTATGATTGATGGCTTAATTCAAGCCGGTAAAACTGGAACTTCTAACTATTCTGATGAAGATTTAGAAAAAATCGGAATGACAGACGGTATTTCTCCAGATGTCACTTTTGTAGGTTACAATCGGCAGTATGCCATTTCTGTTTGGACAGGTTATGAAAAACACCTGACACCAATCACATCTGAATCAAATATGATCGCCTCAGATGTTTATCGTGAATTGATGCAGTATGTCGCACAAAATGGTGAAAATAATGATTGGAAAATTCCAGATGATTTAATTCGGGTGGGCAATGAATTGTATTGGCGCGATAAATATGAACAATCGCTTGAAACTCAGCCTTCGTATTCTCAAAGCCAAACCATTCCAAGTTCAAAAGCAACTTCTGAAACGCAATCAGAATCAAGCTCAAGCACAGAAGAGTCTACTGCTGCGACTGAACCAGAACAAAGTAGTAGTGTTGCACCTACACCAGATCCATCAACGCCACCAGAAAGTAGTACAACACCACCAGAATCATCATCGACACCAGACAGCAGTACAACACCACCTTCTACTAGTTCTGCAGGTGGCGGTAACTAG
- the nth gene encoding endonuclease III yields the protein MLNVEKTRYALKVMGEMFPDAHGELIYNTPFQLLIAVILSAQATDVSVNKATPALFASFGTADTLAAASLDDIIAKIRTIGLYRTKAKNIKACANIIATKYGGIVPNDRKILESLPGVGRKTANVVLAEAYGVPTIAVDTHVERVSKRLRICKLNATVGEVEKTLMRKLPQDEWIKDHHRMIFFGRYHCLARNPKCEVCPLLTICQEGKERMKMKN from the coding sequence ATGCTAAATGTGGAAAAAACGCGGTATGCTTTAAAGGTTATGGGCGAAATGTTCCCTGATGCGCATGGTGAATTGATTTATAATACACCATTTCAGTTGTTAATTGCTGTTATTTTAAGCGCTCAAGCCACAGATGTTTCTGTTAATAAGGCAACACCGGCATTATTTGCATCATTTGGTACAGCTGATACTTTGGCAGCAGCATCCTTAGATGATATTATTGCTAAAATTAGAACAATTGGTTTATATCGTACCAAAGCAAAAAATATAAAAGCTTGTGCGAATATTATTGCCACAAAATATGGCGGCATTGTACCGAATGATCGCAAAATTTTAGAATCTTTACCTGGGGTTGGTAGAAAAACGGCAAATGTAGTATTAGCAGAAGCATATGGTGTACCGACTATTGCTGTTGATACACACGTTGAACGAGTCTCCAAGCGTTTGCGAATTTGCAAATTGAATGCAACCGTTGGAGAGGTTGAAAAAACGTTAATGAGAAAGTTGCCGCAGGATGAATGGATTAAAGATCACCATCGCATGATTTTTTTTGGTCGTTATCACTGTCTAGCTCGTAATCCTAAATGTGAAGTATGTCCTTTGTTAACTATTTGTCAAGAGGGTAAAGAGCGAATGAAAATGAAAAATTAA
- a CDS encoding glucosaminidase domain-containing protein produces the protein MSEYRTRSERHQKKQVTFQYKFTGKKAMSLVGVGLACTPRVMALMPAHSVHAAELQSQGVDNTANLINQIGGAASQIAQENDLYASVMIAQAILESGNGSSVLAQAPYYNLFGVKGAYNGQSVTFPTQEYLNGQWITMNEPFRQYNSYWESLADHAYVLRSTSFATGTAHYAGAWKSNTASYLDATAYLTGRYATDPTYNQKLNYLITAYNLTQYDTPASSYGQTSYTVQAQTNVHDETSVENTVPASQSQTTGSVYTVVSGDTLWDIAAKYGTTVDQLMLNNGLSSDTIMVGQQLNV, from the coding sequence ATGTCAGAGTATCGTACCCGTAGTGAAAGACATCAAAAAAAACAAGTGACTTTTCAATATAAATTTACTGGTAAAAAAGCAATGTCACTAGTTGGTGTAGGCTTGGCATGTACACCAAGAGTGATGGCACTAATGCCAGCACACAGTGTACATGCAGCTGAATTACAAAGTCAAGGCGTAGATAACACGGCCAATCTAATTAATCAGATCGGTGGGGCTGCCTCTCAAATTGCGCAAGAAAATGACTTATATGCTTCTGTTATGATTGCCCAAGCAATTCTAGAAAGTGGAAATGGATCTTCTGTTTTGGCACAGGCGCCATACTATAATTTGTTTGGTGTAAAAGGAGCGTATAATGGACAGTCAGTCACTTTTCCTACTCAAGAATACTTAAACGGCCAATGGATAACCATGAACGAACCATTCCGTCAGTATAATTCTTACTGGGAATCTTTAGCTGACCATGCTTATGTATTACGCAGTACAAGTTTTGCTACTGGGACAGCTCACTATGCAGGCGCTTGGAAGAGTAATACTGCAAGTTATCTAGATGCGACAGCCTATTTAACTGGACGTTATGCAACGGATCCTACGTATAATCAAAAATTGAATTATTTAATTACAGCTTATAATTTGACGCAATATGACACACCAGCTTCTAGCTATGGTCAAACGAGTTATACTGTACAAGCACAAACAAATGTGCATGATGAAACTTCCGTTGAAAATACTGTGCCTGCTTCACAAAGCCAAACAACAGGTAGTGTATACACGGTTGTTTCAGGAGATACACTCTGGGATATCGCTGCAAAGTATGGTACGACTGTTGACCAACTAATGTTAAACAATGGACTATCCAGTGATACAATTATGGTTGGGCAACAACTTAATGTATAA
- the gpsB gene encoding cell division regulator GpsB: MANLNYSPKDILQQEFKTKMRGYDPVEVDEFLDNVIKDYEAYNKEILALQEENDRLQAKLSQQAANPAPAPSRVQTEAPKSQTVTNFDILKRLSNLEKEVFGKKLDQDTTADRTEVATRVSQSLNGNYTNDENSDDNERTRRF, from the coding sequence ATGGCGAATTTAAACTATAGTCCAAAAGACATTTTGCAACAAGAATTCAAAACGAAAATGCGTGGTTATGATCCTGTTGAGGTCGATGAATTTTTAGATAACGTCATCAAAGACTATGAAGCATATAACAAAGAAATTTTAGCATTACAAGAAGAAAATGATCGCTTACAAGCTAAATTGAGCCAGCAAGCAGCAAACCCAGCACCTGCACCAAGTCGCGTGCAAACAGAAGCGCCGAAAAGTCAAACCGTGACAAATTTTGATATTTTAAAGCGTCTTTCTAACTTAGAAAAAGAAGTTTTTGGTAAAAAATTGGATCAAGATACTACAGCAGATAGAACAGAAGTAGCAACACGTGTCTCTCAATCGTTAAACGGTAATTATACAAATGATGAAAATAGTGATGATAACGAACGGACACGTCGTTTTTAA
- a CDS encoding DnaD domain-containing protein, with product MLALDDYFAAGQTVISNLILDYYHELGLSSEELVFWLQLYRHHEQGDHFPDLSQIATEMGVAQQQIFELLNQLVLKQVIKIETVVVDNKQQDHYLFTPIFEKIAQLLAQKKKDNKQQGQQQEISQMFLHFQQEFGRPLSSFEYERIAQWLEEDNYSPEIIILALKEAVLNNARSLQYIESILSSWRSKNIQSAQDVASDKTRYQKQKAKPNSNKELSPYSLQNWLKGE from the coding sequence ATGTTAGCTTTAGACGATTATTTTGCTGCTGGACAAACAGTTATTTCTAATTTGATTTTAGATTACTATCACGAATTAGGCTTAAGCAGTGAAGAACTAGTTTTTTGGTTGCAACTATACCGTCACCATGAACAAGGAGATCATTTTCCTGATTTAAGCCAAATCGCAACCGAGATGGGCGTGGCGCAACAGCAAATTTTTGAACTTCTGAACCAGTTGGTTTTAAAGCAGGTCATTAAAATTGAAACGGTAGTAGTAGACAATAAGCAACAAGACCATTATCTATTTACACCGATTTTTGAAAAAATTGCGCAATTACTAGCTCAGAAAAAAAAAGACAATAAGCAACAAGGACAACAACAAGAAATTTCACAAATGTTTTTGCATTTTCAACAGGAATTTGGGCGCCCTTTGTCATCATTTGAATATGAACGAATTGCTCAGTGGTTGGAAGAAGACAATTATAGTCCTGAAATTATTATATTAGCTTTAAAAGAAGCTGTATTAAATAACGCACGTAGCTTACAGTATATTGAAAGTATTTTATCAAGTTGGCGCAGCAAAAATATTCAGTCTGCTCAAGATGTGGCCAGTGATAAAACCCGCTATCAGAAGCAAAAAGCAAAGCCGAATAGTAATAAAGAACTTTCACCTTATTCCTTACAAAATTGGCTGAAAGGAGAATGA
- the recU gene encoding Holliday junction resolvase RecU, with amino-acid sequence MVLKYPNGQIYQAALPAKHKQTKSKTQEPVSFSNRGMRFEEAINESNLYYLTHNQAVVHKKPTPIQIVNVDYPKRSAAVIKEAYFKEASTTDYNGVYRGFYLDFEAKETKNKTSFPFKNFHDHQIRHMEACLAQGGICFVLLWFSSLHRCFFLDSKNLISLWTQQKNGKKSISLTVIEKIGIEITPKIAPRIPYLEAVEKFVLKESNKNGK; translated from the coding sequence ATGGTTTTAAAGTACCCCAACGGTCAAATTTATCAAGCTGCGCTACCTGCTAAGCATAAACAAACAAAATCTAAAACTCAAGAACCAGTTAGTTTTAGTAATCGCGGTATGCGTTTTGAAGAGGCAATCAATGAAAGTAACCTTTACTATTTAACGCACAACCAAGCAGTGGTTCATAAAAAGCCCACTCCCATTCAAATCGTGAATGTGGATTATCCAAAACGTAGTGCAGCGGTTATTAAAGAAGCTTATTTCAAAGAAGCATCTACCACAGATTATAATGGCGTTTATCGCGGGTTTTATTTGGATTTTGAGGCGAAAGAAACAAAAAATAAAACATCTTTTCCTTTTAAAAACTTCCATGACCATCAAATTCGGCATATGGAAGCTTGTTTAGCGCAAGGAGGTATTTGTTTTGTTTTGCTTTGGTTTTCCTCATTACATCGTTGTTTTTTTCTAGATAGTAAAAACTTGATTTCATTGTGGACACAACAAAAAAATGGCAAAAAATCGATTTCTTTGACTGTGATTGAAAAAATTGGAATCGAAATTACACCTAAAATAGCCCCACGGATACCGTATCTTGAGGCAGTAGAAAAATTTGTTTTAAAGGAGTCAAATAAAAATGGGAAATGA
- a CDS encoding DUF1273 domain-containing protein, which yields METIKTLLLTGYRSYELGVFQDKDPKISIIKKAIKNNLVPYLDAGLEWVIVSGNLGVEMWGAELMSELKVIYPNLHLGVIFPFEEFGKQWNEGNQEKLVFLRQEADYVEAVSHKPYHSPQQLQNHTKFLLQHTDGVLAVFDPEFPGKPKYLLDDAQKIAENTEYLIQLITMDDLQNTFYE from the coding sequence ATGGAAACTATAAAAACATTATTATTAACAGGTTATCGTAGTTATGAATTAGGCGTCTTTCAAGATAAAGACCCTAAAATTTCAATTATTAAGAAAGCCATAAAAAACAATTTGGTGCCTTATCTTGATGCAGGATTAGAGTGGGTAATCGTTAGTGGAAATCTTGGTGTTGAAATGTGGGGAGCAGAGTTAATGAGTGAGTTGAAAGTAATATATCCAAATTTACATCTAGGAGTTATCTTTCCTTTTGAAGAGTTTGGAAAGCAGTGGAATGAAGGGAATCAAGAAAAGTTAGTCTTTTTAAGACAAGAAGCTGACTACGTAGAAGCAGTTAGTCACAAACCATATCACAGCCCACAACAATTACAAAATCATACAAAATTTTTATTGCAGCACACAGATGGAGTTCTAGCTGTTTTCGATCCGGAATTTCCAGGAAAACCGAAATATTTACTTGATGATGCCCAGAAAATTGCAGAAAATACCGAATATCTTATTCAACTAATTACTATGGATGATTTACAAAATACCTTCTACGAATGA